From the Magnetococcales bacterium genome, one window contains:
- a CDS encoding diguanylate cyclase has product MPDKDHTLPTLLIVDDEPDNIRIAGRILEKEYHLLFSTTGKDALDIAQTKQPDMILLDIVMPDMDGYTVCSMIRQNPATQDIPIIFVTAMEHEQHEVIGLELGASDYLSKPLHPLISRLRIRNILELHKARNHFKNLAMIDGLTSIPNRRHFDERLQHEWHRSVRSKSPLAILLMDIDYFKSFNDHYGHLGGDATLKRIAAALKESMIRVTDTLARYGGEEFVCLLPETDLMGVLFMAEKLRSVIESLNIPHVKSLISDRVTLSVGGAVVVPEQTIKQAAFLAAADENLYKAKNHGRNCVVCENFSPERPLSTG; this is encoded by the coding sequence ATGCCTGACAAAGACCACACCTTGCCAACCCTGCTGATTGTGGATGATGAACCCGACAATATTCGCATTGCTGGGAGAATATTGGAGAAGGAATACCACCTTTTGTTTTCAACGACCGGGAAGGATGCGTTGGATATTGCCCAAACCAAACAACCCGACATGATTCTTCTGGACATCGTCATGCCGGATATGGATGGCTATACCGTGTGTTCCATGATCAGGCAAAATCCAGCAACCCAGGACATACCCATCATCTTCGTCACAGCCATGGAGCATGAACAGCACGAGGTGATCGGTCTGGAATTGGGTGCTTCCGACTATCTCAGCAAACCACTCCACCCCCTCATTTCCCGGCTCAGGATCAGAAATATACTGGAGCTGCACAAGGCACGGAACCATTTCAAGAATCTGGCCATGATCGATGGCCTTACTTCGATTCCCAACAGACGCCATTTCGATGAACGTCTTCAACATGAGTGGCACCGATCCGTCCGCTCCAAATCGCCACTGGCCATTTTGCTGATGGATATAGATTACTTTAAAAGCTTCAATGATCATTATGGCCACCTGGGTGGTGATGCAACCCTGAAGCGGATTGCGGCAGCATTGAAGGAAAGCATGATTCGTGTCACCGACACCTTGGCACGTTATGGTGGAGAAGAGTTTGTCTGTCTTCTGCCGGAAACCGATTTGATGGGAGTGCTGTTCATGGCCGAGAAGCTCAGGTCGGTCATCGAATCCCTGAACATTCCCCATGTCAAGTCGCTTATATCCGATCGTGTCACCCTGAGTGTGGGAGGGGCGGTCGTCGTTCCTGAGCAGACCATAAAGCAGGCGGCATTTCTTGCGGCTGCGGATGAAAATTTGTACAAAGCCAAGAACCATGGCCGCAATTGCGTCGTGTGTGAAAATTTCAGCCCTGAACGACCGTTGTCCACTGGATGA